AAATGCCAACGTGGTGAACTTTGCCTCCTGGTTCGGCTTTGCCTTCCCCGCCATGGTCATCTTGCTGTTTCTTTCCTGGCTATGGCTGCAGGTTCTCTTCCTGGGGTTCAAGTAAGTGGTGGAGTGGGCAAGAGACTCCCAGGTGCCTGCGCTTACCCTCTGGGAGCTTCCAGTTGGGTACCCAGATAGCTCTGTGGAAAAGGACATAATTGCCATCCTAGTGAGAAGGCCTTTCCCTCCTAAGGCACTTTTGGACACTTGGCCCCCCCATTTGAGGGAATTACTGGGTGGAGAGTATTACCCCATTTagcagatgagcaaactgaggctcaagacATGGTACACAACCAGATGTGTCAGTGTTGCGATTAATAACCAGGTCTCCTGAAGCCCAGGCCAGGTCCCATTCCATCATGATCCACAGTCCTTTGGTAAGTGCTTAAGGAACAAACACTGTGAACATGGTCAGTTACAACAGTATTTGTTATGCTCCTACTATATGTCTggccctgtgctaggcactgagagTACTAGAAGCATTAGGCACAGTCCCTGTCCTTGGAGCTCACCACCTAATGGGTGATGATAAGATAGGGGCTGTGACAGGGGGAAGCCCAGGTGCTGTGGGAGCACAGCCCAAGAGTGTAGAGAGTCCAAAAGGCCCCAGAGGAGATGATGCCTGAACAGTAGTGTTAAAAGTCAACCAGGTAGAGAACAGGTAAAGGCATTCCAGGAGCAGGAAGAGCTTgtacaaaggcacagaggcaagaAAAAACACAAAGGGTTTGGGGGGACTCTAGTTCTGTGTGGCTAAAACACAACAGCAAAAAGGAGCATCAGGATATGAAGCTGGAGAAGTAGGGAGGGGAAGATTATGGGGGATCTTGTGTGCCACATAAGGAGTATGGATCTTATTCTTGAGGCAAGAGTAGTAAATAGGTTTTATTCCTACTTCCAGCCCTTGATTACTAGAGGTCACTAGAGCTCCAAGTTGAAAATCACGTGAGACCTTGCTGGGGCTCGATTGGAATCAAGTCTGGGCTTGATTAGTGATATCTGCTATGAGTAAAGGACCAAAGTGGTGGGAAGAGTGCTATTGTGGTATGAGTCGTTATTTGCCTTCCTGCCCAGGCAATGGGAAGCCATGGAAAATGTTTAAGCATTGTGACTGCACTTTGGAAAAATCGCTTGGGCAGGTGCGATGGAGGCTAGATTGAGGGTGAGGGCTCGTAGAAGGTGAGGTGGTAGCTAAAGAGTCCAGCGCAGTGCCAGACACCATAAAGGATTCAAAGACATGTGAAGCATGGTTTTTGCCCTTAAGGAACTCACAGTCCAGCAGGGGAATTGAGATCTGCCCAAGTTAAAAGTTAAAAGTCAACACAAAACACAAGTTAAGCCAGTGGCACATGGATGTGGGCTGCAGACTCCTGTATTTctgaggtggggctcaggctggCTCAGGATGCCCAGAAGCAGTAGGATAGGGAAGGGGGGTTTCCTGAAAGGCTATTGGAGGAGAGGAATGATAAGTCAGGGCCAAAAAGAGGCATGGGGTCCAGGCCCTAGGTCCTCCTCTCTCTGGGCAAGGGAGGGCTCAGCACAAGAGAACCCCTGGAGGGACAGAAGGTCATCAGGGCAGATGGAGCAGGGCCGAGCACAGGGAAACCCagcacctccagccccagccttccGTCTCCTAAATAAGAGCCATGACACCCCCAAGAATCTTCTACTCTTCTTCCACAAACTTGGGTGGATCAAGAGCCTTAGTGTAGTAACCCTGAGGTGGCCTCTGCAGGCCTCAGGCTTTGCAACACGGGCACTCAGAGATCCTTGCTCTCCTGCCTGGTGTGTGGCCCTTATGAGctgtccccacccctccacctgcAGCTTCCGGAAGAACTTTGGCTTGGGGGACGAGATGAGGGAGCAAGAGCGAGCGGCCTTCGATGTCGTCCGGAGAGAGCACAAACTGCTGGGCCCCATGACCTTTGCAGAAAAGGCTGTCACCATCCTCTTTATCTTATTGGTGGTGCTTTGGTTCACCCGGGAACCAGGCTTTTTCACTGGCTGGGGCAACCTGGCTTTTTCTGACAAGGATGGAAAAAGGTGAGCATTCCATGGGGGTGGAATACTTCTGGGGCTCACCTGGCTacgggaggagggaagggagcggGTCCCCAGTGCAGAACAGGAGGTAACACTGGGCGGGGGGGGCGGGGTACTTGCCAGGAGGGGTTGGCACATCTGTGGGAGGGGCTCCTCTCCACCACCCCTCCACCTTGTGACCCTGAGCAGCCCTGAGCCACTaagcctgccctccctgccccacccacagCATGCCCTCCGATGGGACAGTGGCTATCTTCATCGCCGTAATTATGTTCATCGTGCCCTCCAAGATCCCAGGGCTTACTCAGGATCCAGGTAAGAGGATCCTGGactggagcagggcagggagtCTGGGCAGACCCTGCCTTCTGGTCACAACGGACCAGCGACTGCACATGGCAGAGGTAGACAAAGTCCAGAGAAGTCAGGGTGACTTGCCAAGGGCAAAGGGACTCAGGTACAAAGTCAGGATGTTGCAGAACTGAGGGGCCCTCTCTCACATGCATTAAGCTCTGATAGGGACCCATACAGAGAGGCCCCACGTGGAAGTGACCTGTCCTCTTCTGCTTGGGGAGCAGGAAAACCAGGGAAGCTGAaggcccctcctgccctcctcagcTGGAATGTAGTGAAGGAGAAGATGCCTTGGAATATCATGATCCTTCTGGGCGGTGGCTTTGCCCTGGCCAAGGGCAGTGAGGTGAgagaccccccaccccactccccagcccgTTTGAAGTGGGGAAAGAGGGGCCCCTCTTCTCCCACACAGGGGAGACCTGATCCTCACTCAGGAGCCCCCTGGTGGGCAGAGACTTTGcagcagctggagagacaggttagagccctgaaggagggagaggaaacacAAGCCACAGGGACCTCTCCCTAGTCGAGTTCTCAAACCCAAAGAGAAGACAGGCTTCTCTGGTGGGCAGGGTCTGTTCTCAGTGACCACTCACTCCACCCCCTCACCCTCTGCCGGACAAAGAAGGCCTACCGCTTTAGCGCTAGAGAGTTGCAGGCTGCCATTGGGTTGAAGCCGGCTGCCTGCTCaggccaccagggggcgctgtGATCATACTCAGCCTGGCTCTGGGGACCAGATCACTTCCCCAGAGCCTCCTTCCAGGAGGGAAATCCCTGAACCTTCAACCCCAGCTAAGCTCATTCACTGCACGGACAGGAGGCAGCTTCCCTGGGTCCGAGGTTGGTTAGTTCATCCATCAAGCATTCACTgagtgtgccaagcactgtgctgggggctgggtgggtAGCCCCCGCTCCCAGGGGCTCACAGTCTGGCATGACAGGCGTGGGTAGAGCAAGACCTTGGAGCTCTTCTGACCCTGTGGACTGTCCCCATTCCCCTGTCAGCCTCTTCCCAGTCTCCACTAGGGCTCTTCCCCCTCACCCTCCTTGCCAGGAGAAAGGGCCCCAACCTGCTGGGCTGGAGCGGGCAGGGGAAGGTCTAAGGTTGGCCAGGGACCTCCTGGAGAGAGGTCAGGAGAGCAGGAGTAAGTGGAGTCAAAAATTTTTACTCCCTCCAAGCCCTAGGTTTCCAAAGAAAGCTCTTTGGCTCCCTCTCCTCACTTCTCATCTGATCCTTCTCTCCATACCCAACAGTCCTTCAAGGGCAAGGGGGCCCCTTGGTTTCAGCTGGGTCTCATCTTCCCTCCTAATCTGCCCTTgactctgaaggctctagagagGAGTGGGCTGGAGCAGGACCCTCCCAGAGCCTCAGCAGGGGACTCTGGGGCCCTAGGCAACCCAGCTTCTCACAccaccctcctctgcccacaggcATCAGGTCTGTCAACGTGGTTGGGGGACAAGCTGACCCCATTAGAGAGTGTGCCATCTCCCGCCATTGCCTTCATCCTCTGCCTCCTGATTGCCACCTTCACAGAGTGCACCAGCAATGTGGCTACCACCACGCTCTTCCTGCCCATCCTGGCCTCCATGGTGAGCTGGCCCTGCAGacacacctcctccaggcagcccttctgcccacccccacccaaggGCCCCACCTGAAGGTCAGAGTGACCTATCTGCACCTCCTTTAATTTCTGGGAAAGGACCCTTGAGCTTCCATCCTTCTCTAGGCTCTTCAGTAACTTTGGGCCCCAAGGCCCTCTGGCCCCTGACTCACTCCATCCCTAGTGATGTCACCCCTGGAGTATCCTGATGGGGCTCGCTGGTGGCCTCGCCCACATCACTGGCCCAGCCCCTGTTCTGGTCATTCCTGAGGTGACAGGATGCAATTGCTTCCCAGAGcgtccccagccccttcctccccaggcaCGTTCCCGCAGCCTTTGATGATGACACCCCCGAGCTCCTTTGAGGTCCGTTTTATGGGCCCCTCCCCTTACCATGCCCCACAGGGCAGGGCCACACACTCATCCCCTCCAGAGAGGTCAAAGGGCCTTCCCAGGTCACCCAGTGCCTTCTGGCAGAAGTGGTGAGTTTCTGGCCAGAATGTATATTGGGGTGAGGGCCATCCCTcagagaggaaagcaggaggATGGGGGCCACACCTTCCCCTCTGGGATGGGGACTGGGATCAGCTCTGCCCCACCGTCTCCCCTCCAGGCTCAGGCCATCTGCATTCACCCTCTCTACGTCATGCTGCCCTGCACactttctgcctccctggcctTCATGCTGCCTGTGGCCACCCCGCCCAATGCCATCGCCTTCTCATTTGGAGGCCTCAGAGTGACTGATATGGTGAGTGTCAGGGGTCTCCCGTGCCTCAGCACTCTCTGCTCTGTCTTTCCATCTTGGTGACCACAATGTAGCTTAAAGCTACTGAGGTTCTCAGGGTTGAGAGTGGACCCTGTCTGGGGTGGATGACAATGGGGGAGGTTGGAACGTGATCCCCAGTAGGAGTATCTTCAGGCCCTGCCAGCCTTAGGCCATgtgagaaggagaggaggggtgaGGAGTTTAGGGAAGGCACCAAGAGGCCAGGCCCCCACACCCAGGGAGATGGACTCAGGGAAAACAAAACCCAGGGCTCTGGAAGCTCCCCTTGTCCCTGTTAGCACTGGGAGTCAAGCCAGTGGCAGGGGCATAGCCTAGTGCAGCAGGTTAGACCCAAGGGGGCACTTCCCAGGGAGAGTTTTGCTAGAGAGAGAGCCTCTAAGTGCCTATGAACACCTGAGGGATGGGCACTGGCCTAAGTCAGTGCTCACTCACTCAAgctggaaggcagctatgctcaccactataccaccaacgctCACTCACTCATACTGGCTCTCCTCACCCCAGGCCCGTGCGGGATTCATGCTCAACATCATTGGGGTCTTGGTCATCACGCTGGCCATCAACACTTGGAGCATCCCCATGTTTGATCTGCACACCTTCCCCTCCTGGGCTTACTCCAATGCCACGGCTTCCTGCGGGGTCAGCCAGGCAAACACCACAACACCTCGCCCCTAGACCATCATAGAATCTGGACCAAACCAGGAAGACCTACCCCGTTTCTATTCCTCTGAGCTGGAAGGGGCACCCAGGCTCCAAGCCAAACATTGAGAGAAAGGCACGTGTATACCTAACCTCATGTGAGTGTGAGAGAAAGGTGTCTATGCGCTCAATCCTGTGTGTCTGAGGAagatgtgtgtacatgtgtgtacgtgtgtgtgtaaagaTGGTATGTCATGTGAGGATGTCTGCAAGGGGGGTTTGTGTGTGAGCACATGATCCTAGGTGTGCCAGACATGTACATGTGTGAGTTCACAGACAGCATGTTCGGTCTGGCACTCCAGGTCTCTGTCTTACCAGTTTGGTGGGTGACCAGACCCCTTTGCCTTCTATTTATTGAAATTCAGGGTTGGGGCAGTCTGGGCTGCAGAGCCTAACAGTGGTTGCCATGGCAGCGGCCTCTGGGCCAGGCCCAGCATACTGAGGTCTCCCCAGCCTCTCAGGTTTGTGGGGAGGGTTGTAATATTAGCCACATTAAAGTCTTTCTGTAGAATCTGTGGCGGTTTTTCACGGCACTTTCCAGGACTGGTCCACAGCATGGCTCAAGCCCCAGGTAGGGGAACACGCTAGGAAGGGACCTGGCATCTGTCCCATATGGCGGCCCCCTTGGCATCCCTCCCACCCAAGGGAGAAGGTAATGGCCAGGAATCTCTGCCAAGGCCAATCGGAGTGGGCGCAGCCACCCAGGAAAGTAGCACTGACATCACCCGGCCTGGCTAATTGGGAGCTGCCAGTCCCTGCGTGTCTTTGAGAAAACCAGCCTCCCATTCCCAGAGCACTCCCTGGGCATTTACATAAAACCCTCTGCCCCTGCCAATTCCTCACCGACCCTTCCACCAGCTGGAAAAACCAGTCCCACCAGACTAGGGGAGGCAGACTGACCCATTCTAGTTGCCCAGAAAGATGGACCCTCACCCAAAATGGCAACCTGCAGCAAGAAGGATGCAGTTGAGACGCACAGGAGCAGGTTCAAAACTCTGGCCTTCAGAGTCCAGGAGCAGACAACATTCTGGATCATTCTGCCTCccaacctcccctcccctcctcctctgcctctcgCCTTCATGAACTCCAGTTTTCATTTAGCTGAcaagggagggtgggggcagggaagaatAATACCACATCCATCATCCATTCTGGGAGCTCAACATCCTTTCCAGGCTGGAAGCTCATCTAGTGGAAGTTTCCAAGAGTCTCATCCAATTCATTCCTGCTgcagcagaggaaaaaaaagatacttacCATCACTCTCATGCCCAATAAAAAGGGGAGCTGAGTTGTgaagagagaaaaccagaaaGGATTTAATGCTGGATTCCCCCTGGGCTGGGCCTGCACTCAGTATGCCAAGAGTCGGGGGTTTGAAGGTTGTGGGGAGGCGCAGATGGGAGGGGGTGGCTGCATAGGGGAGAACGTGGCTGTCCCCAGGGGATAGGGGTTCCTGACAGGACATGCCAGACATCCAGCAGAGTGAGGAGCATCAGGTGAGtagctccacccccaccccagccccccaggcTGGCATTCCTCACTCATGAAGCACAGTCATAAATCacagctcccacccagacccACACTAGGACCCCTCCAAGGCCCCAGGCAAAACTGCCCCCCAACCCTGCATTGGGATAAGGCTGGCCCCAGAATGGTAGGACTCCTCCAGTGGCTTACCCACAATGCAGTGGGTTCCAAAGGAGCAGCCCCAACCCCACCTGCAAGGAGGACGCTCTGCTACTCCTTTCTCCTGGACCCTGGTTAGGTACCCAGAGTCCAGCCCTGCCTGGGTAAGAGGTGGGTGTGCTTCCTAGAGGACTCATGCCTGGTCCACTGTGCTCAGCTTCCCTTCATACCTCTCCACTCCCCTCTCAGTCCTGCTCAGAGAGGGCTAGATGTGGACTGAGATcacacagcagccccaggagatGAAGACTGGGCTGGCCCTGCCTCCTTGGGGAGGAGATGGATGAATACTGGCCTGAGGGTTGAGGGGTCAGCCCTGGTAGAACTCAGGGCAGGCTTCCTCCAGGTGCTTAGAAACCATCCTCCTCAGCTGGTGGGAGGGCAGACGGAAGGCAGGCGGCACCTGTTGGCCTAATCACCATCATTAGCCGAGCAATAAAGTACCATGGACTGGGCCAGCCTTTGATGGAAGGGCCTGTCAACCCAGGTCAGGTTTGTGCAGGCGGCCTggcagcccagcccctcctggaCACACACACTCCAGACTGAGGGTGGATGGGGCACTGTGGGGATGAGGGTCTATCCTCTCCCTGCCTGGGCACCCACACCCCTTCCCCCGTGGCTTCCAGGAAAGTAGAAAGGGACTTCGGGTGTCTCCTATCAGCTGAATTTGTGCAGTGCTGGGACTCAAGAACTTCTAAGGTAGTGAGCTTCCCATTGCTAGAGAAAATCAGTGAGGCGAAACAACTTGAGGACAGTCTGCCCGATGCAGCTGTGTCCCCAGTTCCtagcacagggccaggcacagtgactgttgtatgaatgaatgaatatatcaGAAGCATGGTGGgaaggggtatagctcagtggtagaaagcagtgcttagcatgcacgaggtcctggattcaatccccagtacctccattaaaataaataaatacaaagctACTTataccaccacacacacacacactctcttacacaaaaagaagcaaaagggGGCTTTTTGCTCCTGGAGGGAAGTTAGACACTCTGCCCTCAAAGCCCCTTTCCAGACTGCTGTGTGAggtgtgctgtgtgaccttgagccaatGTCACCTTTAGGCTCATCCGATAGGCTCAGGTTTGTAAGCCAATGCCTAGTTTTCTGAGGATGTCCctgtttccctccctccaccttcctgccggccagccccagccccaaagGCCACTATAGCAGCCAGAGGGCCCAGGGAAGAGCTATCAAGCCAAGACTTTAAAGGCAAAACCTGGCAGGCGGAAAGGGGCCCTTGTTAGGCAGACAGAGAAGGTGGCAGCAGGGAGGTTGGTCCCCATCTCCTTGGTCCCCAAGTTCACCTTGACTTGAGCCTTAGGTCAAGGGAATCTCCAAGGCTTAGGGTCCTCAACCCCCAAGTAGGCCCCTTGGGAGCTCAGGCCATGACTCCCTATCTCCCCAAAGCCTCAGAGGTGAGGCTGCTTCCTGAAATGGGAGGGGTGAGCTATGCAGGAGGGTGGCGGTGCAGCCAGGGGTGCAGGGTGAGGGGTAGCACTGGGATGGGTGAGGTTCTGGTGGGTGCCAGCCTGGAGAGGGtgctccctgcagcctccacccagTCTGGGCCCTGTTAGTCATGATCAGCAGGGCCATGAGGTTTTACTAGGGGCAGGGAGTCTCAGGGTGAGCCTCAACCTCAGGGAGAAGAGTAGGGAGAGGAGGGACATAGGGGCAAATGGAGTAACCTGATTGGAAAGATCGGGACAGGGATTCACAAGAGCTGCTCTTAAGGGTGGAGAGACCCACAGACATGTATACACTAAGCCACAAGTTCCTGGGTCACACACACACGACCCACAGACACCTGCGTGCATAGCTACACACTCATAGGCACTGACAGCACTTTGGACACCCAGAgtcactcacagacacacacacgtacagAGTCACAGACACTTGTACACACAACTCACTCAGACATAATCACAGATGCCCATACACACAGTGTCAGACCTAAGTGATCCCAGAAGTACACAGAAGCTCACACACACTGAGACACAGATTCTGGTGTGGACATGCCCAGCATTACGTTACAGCGCCAGACTTAATGCATACCCATGATGGCACATGTGAGCGTGAGAACAGAAATGTAAACACTTGCCCAATCGTACACAGGTACCTGTGTACTTCCACACACACTGATGGCagtgaccacacacacacacacacacacacacacaaggcatgGCTCCTCCCACCTCCACAACAGTGCCTCCTGCAGTAGAAGGGATTAAGATGAGACAGGAGAAGCCTGCCCTCCCCATCCGCAGGACTCTAGCTACATCCCTCACCACtggtccccccgccccccaaccaAGCTCTCAGCTTGGAAACTCCCTGGATTTCCCAGAGGGTCAGCCAGCCAGAACCAGCTCAGACCTCCCAACCCAGTGGCCGTCTGTAGTCACACACCCTCCAGGGCTCTGGCCAATGCTCCTGTGATCATCCACAGCCAAGGAGCTGCCTGCTCTTCCCCAGGAAGACCATCCTAACTCCAGACTTCTCCAGCCTTTCTTTGACATGGGGATCCTCGGACCTCAGGGCCTCATGATAGCTATGCTTGGTCCCTGTTTCTCTGCAGATGTTCTTAAGGGTCTTCCACGCCAGTGGAGTGAGACTTGGAAGGTCTGGGAAGTGGCGGGCTCAGTCTTGGGAACTCACTTTGGGAAGACAAGTTCAGCTCACATGAGCACAAGTGGACAGAAGATGGGCAGTCCTGATTCAGGGTGTAGGGAGGGGGCCCCACTTCCATCACACTGGGACTCCCAAGAGTGGGAACATacccttccttctccctggggTCACCAGAGTGCAGCATGGCAGACATTGGCCAGAGGGATTTCCATCCCCAGTCAGGGCTGCCACTGGCTCAaagcagcccagccctgggcagagCTCAGCAACAGTCTCCAGAGAGACAGAGTTTCTTCCCCTGGCCCCAGTCTGTTTAAACCCCCAACCACAGCCCATCCAGGCCAGAGCCCAGCTCAGTTACATCTGCTGGTCCCGA
This is a stretch of genomic DNA from Camelus bactrianus isolate YW-2024 breed Bactrian camel chromosome 16, ASM4877302v1, whole genome shotgun sequence. It encodes these proteins:
- the SLC13A2 gene encoding solute carrier family 13 member 2 — protein: MATCWQGLWAYRSYLIVLLLPILLLPLPILIPTKEAYCGYAIILMALLWCTEALPLAVTAFFPVILFPMMGIMDASEVSVEYLKDTNILFVGGMLVAIAVEHWNLHKRIALRVLLIIGVRPALLILGFMLVTAFLSMWISNTATTAMMLPIAQAVLEQLHKMPMGKDVEEGRNNPAFELQEPSTQKEETKLDEKDNKQDHPVPPAPSKPSMQQNKEQLHFNQGMSLCVCYSASIGGIATLTGTTPNLVLQGQVNSIFPQNANVVNFASWFGFAFPAMVILLFLSWLWLQVLFLGFNFRKNFGLGDEMREQERAAFDVVRREHKLLGPMTFAEKAVTILFILLVVLWFTREPGFFTGWGNLAFSDKDGKSMPSDGTVAIFIAVIMFIVPSKIPGLTQDPGKPGKLKAPPALLSWNVVKEKMPWNIMILLGGGFALAKGSEASGLSTWLGDKLTPLESVPSPAIAFILCLLIATFTECTSNVATTTLFLPILASMAQAICIHPLYVMLPCTLSASLAFMLPVATPPNAIAFSFGGLRVTDMARAGFMLNIIGVLVITLAINTWSIPMFDLHTFPSWAYSNATASCGVSQANTTTPRP